One stretch of Acidobacteriota bacterium DNA includes these proteins:
- a CDS encoding heme ABC transporter permease CcmB has protein sequence MNLARTVALHLRKDMRLEWRSKDAANSMLFFALLVVVVFAFAFDPLMEDSRQISGGIAWVALMFSTIVALNQSWARELRNSVLDALRLAPAPPNGLFLGKVIANFLFVTIVEIPMSLLFVVFYNLRVIGSLAQLALVVALGTWALVVNGTFFSALSIRTRNRELMLPLILLPISLPALLGMVVATTNILSGDSSPVFGIKLVAVYDVVFTTVSLLLFEAVLGAE, from the coding sequence ATGAACCTGGCACGCACGGTGGCGTTGCATTTGCGAAAAGACATGCGCCTCGAGTGGCGCTCGAAGGACGCAGCAAATTCGATGTTGTTCTTCGCACTGCTGGTGGTAGTCGTGTTCGCATTCGCCTTCGATCCGCTGATGGAGGACTCTCGCCAAATCAGCGGCGGAATTGCGTGGGTGGCGCTGATGTTTTCGACCATCGTTGCTCTGAACCAGAGCTGGGCACGGGAACTGCGCAACAGCGTCCTGGACGCGCTTCGCCTTGCACCTGCGCCGCCTAATGGTCTCTTTTTGGGAAAGGTGATCGCCAACTTCCTATTTGTCACCATCGTCGAGATTCCCATGTCCCTCCTCTTCGTCGTGTTCTACAACCTCCGCGTGATTGGCTCGTTGGCGCAGCTCGCGCTGGTAGTTGCTCTGGGAACTTGGGCCCTGGTGGTGAATGGAACATTCTTCTCGGCGCTCTCAATTCGCACACGCAATCGCGAGCTCATGCTGCCCCTCATCCTGCTTCCCATATCGCTGCCAGCACTTCTGGGCATGGTGGTGGCTACGACAAACATCCTGAGTGGAGACAGCTCGCCGGTTTTTGGCATCAAGCTTGTGGCGGTTTACGACGTCGTCTTCACCACGGTCTCGCTACTGCTCTTCGAGGCGGTGCTCGGGGCGGAGTGA
- a CDS encoding cytochrome c biogenesis protein CcmE, which yields MKYKADLCDLLFQLGPVRVRLYSLTTLCTGNTLLNVPSTGRYLRFGIAILVIVGAMSYLAFTGIQESKSYYVTIKELQGMGDQAHAKRLRIAGLVVPGSIRRQGTGADFQIDEQGLKLQVAYRGTEPPPDTFKDNAQALVEGSYGKDGVFHAKQIQAKCASKYAPAANQTGTAEMPAAKPTAASQNAN from the coding sequence ATGAAGTACAAAGCCGATCTTTGTGACCTCCTGTTTCAGCTTGGTCCCGTTCGTGTCCGCCTTTATTCCTTGACCACGCTATGCACCGGGAATACTCTTTTAAACGTGCCTTCTACGGGTAGATACCTTCGTTTTGGCATCGCGATCCTCGTGATCGTTGGCGCGATGTCGTATCTCGCGTTTACCGGCATTCAGGAGAGCAAGAGCTACTACGTCACTATCAAAGAGCTGCAAGGAATGGGTGACCAGGCACATGCCAAGCGGCTGCGCATCGCGGGGCTGGTTGTTCCAGGCAGCATTCGCCGGCAAGGTACAGGAGCTGATTTCCAGATCGATGAGCAGGGACTGAAGCTGCAGGTTGCGTATCGCGGCACTGAACCACCTCCCGACACATTCAAGGACAACGCGCAAGCTCTGGTCGAAGGCTCGTACGGAAAAGATGGCGTGTTCCACGCCAAGCAGATTCAGGCAAAATGCGCCTCCAAATACGCTCCGGCAGCGAACCAGACCGGAACGGCTGAGATGCCGGCAGCCAAGCCCACAGCAGCAAGTCAGAATGCCAACTGA
- a CDS encoding ABC transporter — translation MHSASFSQSEPTHFDPAHSEPAVVLQGISKLFGRFAALHDLSLSLPAGRVYGLLGENGAGKSTLLRIIAGLARPSRGSVRVLGSSDVRSVGARIGYMAHAILLYDDLSARENLDYFRGLYPADRTAGVVELLGQVGLANVDSRRRVGQYSQGMKQRLALARAMLATPDLLLLDEPFSNVDSVSTTAMSTLLGTLRDRGATLIVVTHQLEALARVADEWITLHAGTIVKHEAAHNRSPLSAGRGGER, via the coding sequence ATCCATTCCGCTTCGTTTTCCCAATCTGAACCGACCCATTTTGATCCTGCTCACTCTGAACCTGCGGTGGTTTTGCAAGGCATAAGCAAGCTTTTTGGGCGCTTCGCCGCGCTCCACGATCTAAGCCTCTCTCTTCCTGCGGGACGGGTATATGGTTTGCTCGGCGAAAACGGCGCAGGCAAAAGTACGCTGCTCCGAATCATCGCTGGACTCGCACGTCCATCCCGCGGCAGCGTTCGCGTCCTCGGCAGCTCCGACGTGCGTTCGGTTGGCGCGCGCATCGGCTACATGGCTCATGCGATCCTCCTCTACGACGACCTCTCGGCGCGAGAGAACCTTGATTATTTTCGCGGGCTCTATCCCGCCGACCGCACGGCCGGCGTTGTTGAACTGCTGGGGCAAGTTGGGCTGGCAAATGTGGATAGCCGTCGGCGTGTCGGGCAATACTCCCAGGGAATGAAGCAGCGCCTGGCGCTCGCGCGTGCCATGCTCGCAACTCCGGATCTCCTGTTGCTCGATGAGCCGTTCTCAAATGTCGACTCTGTTTCGACCACAGCGATGTCGACACTTCTTGGAACGCTGCGCGATCGCGGCGCGACTCTGATCGTCGTCACACATCAGCTCGAAGCCCTGGCGCGAGTGGCGGACGAGTGGATTACCTTGCACGCCGGAACTATCGTCAAGCATGAAGCCGCTCACAATCGTTCTCCCTTAAGCGCCGGGCGAGGAGGCGAGCGATGA
- a CDS encoding thiamine biosynthesis protein ThiC (catalyzes the formation of 4-amino-2-methyl-5-phosphomethylpyrimidine from 5-amino-1-(5-phospho-D-ribosyl)imidazole and S-adenosyl-L-methionine in thiamine biosynthesis) yields MSTQDVQKTSYEVPKPRAEWLSKRHQQAARSGDQNFSQMHYARLGMITEEMEYVARKEKLTPELVRDEVAGGRMIIPANINHPELEPMAIGVASLCKINANIGNSAVTSNVDEELKKLHTAVHFGADTVMDLSTGGDIPEIREAILRHSPVPIGTVPIYEAISRVKRIEDLTPEIYLEVVEEQAAQGVDYMTVHAGVLIQYLPMVSKRITGIVSRGGAILAQWMAHHHKQNFLYERFDDITKIMAKYDVSYSLGDGLRPGCIADASDEAQFSELATLGELTKKAWEQDVQVMIEGPGHVPMDKIKEQIDKEVELCYGAPFYTLGPLVTDIAPGYDHITSAIGAAMIGWHGASMLCYVTPKEHLGLPNDKDVKDGIIAYKIAAHAADVARHRPGARDRDDAISYARYTFDWNKQFELSLDPETARSMHDETLPDDYYKEAGFCSMCGPKFCSMNYSSKVDDFNKRVHGLEKQDLTSLMHENLVKLGRSGS; encoded by the coding sequence ATGAGCACACAGGATGTTCAGAAGACGAGCTACGAAGTCCCGAAGCCACGTGCTGAATGGCTGAGTAAGCGGCACCAGCAAGCTGCTCGAAGCGGTGATCAAAATTTCTCGCAGATGCATTACGCCCGTCTCGGCATGATTACCGAAGAGATGGAGTATGTCGCGCGAAAGGAGAAGCTCACGCCCGAGCTAGTTCGCGACGAAGTCGCTGGCGGTCGCATGATCATTCCCGCCAACATCAATCATCCTGAGCTCGAACCGATGGCCATCGGCGTGGCCTCCTTGTGCAAGATCAACGCCAATATTGGCAATTCCGCCGTGACGTCGAATGTTGACGAAGAACTCAAGAAGCTCCACACTGCCGTGCACTTCGGTGCCGATACTGTGATGGACCTGAGCACCGGCGGTGATATTCCCGAGATTCGCGAAGCGATTCTGCGCCACTCACCGGTGCCCATCGGCACGGTTCCGATTTACGAAGCCATCAGCCGGGTGAAGCGGATCGAAGACCTTACGCCCGAGATTTACCTCGAAGTAGTTGAGGAGCAGGCCGCGCAAGGTGTCGATTACATGACGGTGCACGCCGGCGTTCTGATTCAGTACCTGCCGATGGTCTCAAAGCGTATCACCGGCATCGTGAGCCGCGGCGGAGCGATTCTCGCGCAGTGGATGGCGCACCATCATAAGCAAAACTTCCTCTACGAACGCTTCGACGACATCACGAAGATCATGGCCAAGTACGACGTCTCTTACTCACTGGGCGATGGCCTGCGTCCTGGATGCATTGCCGACGCGAGCGACGAAGCGCAATTCTCCGAACTGGCGACTCTTGGAGAGCTCACGAAAAAGGCTTGGGAGCAAGATGTACAGGTGATGATCGAAGGTCCAGGTCATGTGCCCATGGACAAGATCAAGGAACAGATCGATAAAGAAGTCGAGCTTTGCTACGGAGCGCCGTTCTACACACTCGGGCCACTGGTGACGGACATCGCTCCCGGCTACGATCACATCACCAGCGCGATCGGCGCCGCCATGATCGGGTGGCACGGCGCCTCGATGCTCTGCTATGTCACTCCGAAAGAGCACCTCGGCCTGCCAAACGATAAAGATGTGAAAGATGGCATCATCGCCTACAAGATTGCTGCTCACGCCGCCGATGTCGCCAGGCATCGTCCCGGCGCACGCGATCGCGACGACGCTATCAGCTACGCTCGCTACACCTTCGATTGGAACAAGCAGTTCGAACTCTCACTCGATCCTGAAACGGCACGGTCCATGCATGACGAGACACTACCCGACGATTACTACAAGGAAGCTGGATTCTGCTCAATGTGCGGTCCGAAGTTTTGCTCGATGAATTACTCGAGCAAGGTGGATGACTTCAACAAGCGCGTCCACGGCTTGGAAAAGCAAGATCTCACGAGCCTCATGCATGAGAACCTTGTAAAACTGGGCCGGTCAGGCTCGTGA
- a CDS encoding cytochrome C assembly protein, translating into MNRAAFTLSAILVALLLSYGLHEALNVAPTEATMGNVQRIFYYHVPSYAAAFTMFAVNLLASIFYLARRRTASAAAADAVAVSAAELGVLFCSVGLMTGMLWAKPVWGIWWTWDARLTSTFVLWLIYVSYLMLRRLSEGGQAPTLAAALAIFGFVDVPIVYMSIRWWRTQHPQPVIFGEQNSGLDRSMLPALLINLAAFICYGALLFWVRYKLERARQELRDTQAVHSLELARAEAR; encoded by the coding sequence ATGAACCGCGCAGCTTTCACCCTTAGCGCAATTCTCGTGGCGCTTCTGTTGTCCTATGGATTGCATGAAGCACTCAACGTTGCACCCACGGAAGCTACGATGGGCAACGTTCAGCGGATCTTCTATTACCACGTGCCCTCGTACGCAGCTGCGTTCACGATGTTTGCGGTGAACTTGCTTGCCTCTATCTTCTATCTGGCGCGGCGAAGGACAGCATCTGCCGCCGCTGCGGACGCGGTCGCGGTCTCGGCGGCGGAATTGGGCGTGCTTTTTTGTTCCGTCGGGCTCATGACCGGAATGCTTTGGGCCAAGCCCGTTTGGGGAATCTGGTGGACTTGGGATGCACGGCTCACGAGCACATTCGTACTCTGGCTGATTTATGTCAGCTATCTCATGTTGCGCAGGCTGTCAGAAGGCGGTCAGGCGCCGACGCTTGCGGCAGCGCTGGCTATCTTTGGATTCGTGGATGTCCCGATCGTGTACATGTCCATCCGTTGGTGGCGTACACAACATCCTCAGCCAGTGATCTTTGGCGAGCAGAACTCTGGACTTGATCGCTCTATGCTGCCGGCATTGCTCATTAATCTCGCGGCCTTCATCTGTTATGGAGCCCTGCTGTTCTGGGTGCGCTACAAACTAGAACGCGCACGCCAGGAACTGCGGGACACGCAGGCAGTGCACTCGCTGGAATTGGCCCGAGCGGAGGCTCGCTAA
- a CDS encoding insulinase family protein: MRTFLRAVAVFSLVLPVTFVALAAPPDAASNSFSVPVVYYKLTNGLRIVLSPDHSAPTVAVAVYYRIGFRVEPKDRTGFAHLFEHMMFQGSQNLGKMEMIKLVQQNGGTLNGSTRFDFTNYFEIVPANKLETMLWAEADRMRGLAVNEDNLKNQQGVVGNEVKVNVLNRPYGGFPWLDMPQYANTNWYNAHNFYGDLRDIEAATLPDVQQFFKTYYAPNNAALAIVGDFDTAEARKLIEKYFAGIASVAQPKEPDLTEPRQEQEKRASKPDTQAKRPALAVAYHMPARNTPEYYAMGLIDQILLEGDDSRLYEELVQTRGITGGLEGGINLIGNMYNYNGPMLWIMDLYHDNNVKDEDILAAIDSVIEPLRTKPVDQKTLDRALVKIRSDFYDQVSQFNGFGRADMLASFALFDDNPQRINDIESQFRKVTPTLIQKTAQEYLRPTNRTILTIEPKAGENTQAAKSGN; encoded by the coding sequence ATGCGGACTTTTTTGCGCGCCGTCGCAGTGTTCTCGCTAGTACTGCCAGTGACTTTCGTGGCGTTGGCAGCTCCGCCCGACGCAGCTTCCAACAGCTTTTCGGTCCCGGTCGTGTACTACAAATTGACGAACGGTCTACGCATTGTGCTTTCGCCAGATCACTCTGCTCCGACTGTCGCCGTTGCGGTTTACTACCGCATCGGCTTTCGGGTTGAGCCGAAAGATCGCACCGGATTCGCTCATCTGTTCGAGCACATGATGTTCCAGGGCTCACAGAACCTCGGCAAGATGGAGATGATCAAGCTGGTGCAGCAGAACGGCGGAACGCTGAATGGGTCCACCCGCTTCGACTTCACCAATTACTTCGAGATCGTGCCCGCCAACAAGCTAGAGACGATGCTCTGGGCGGAAGCGGATCGCATGCGCGGACTCGCCGTCAATGAAGACAATCTCAAGAACCAGCAGGGCGTAGTCGGGAATGAGGTGAAGGTCAACGTGCTTAACCGCCCTTATGGCGGATTCCCGTGGCTCGACATGCCGCAGTATGCCAACACCAATTGGTATAACGCGCACAACTTCTATGGTGACTTGAGGGATATCGAAGCCGCCACGCTTCCCGATGTCCAGCAGTTCTTCAAGACCTATTACGCTCCGAACAACGCAGCCTTGGCGATTGTGGGCGATTTCGATACTGCTGAGGCGCGCAAGCTGATCGAGAAGTACTTCGCTGGGATTGCCTCTGTTGCTCAGCCAAAAGAGCCTGATCTCACTGAGCCTCGTCAAGAACAAGAAAAGCGGGCCTCGAAACCGGATACTCAGGCAAAGCGTCCTGCATTAGCTGTGGCGTATCACATGCCTGCTCGCAATACTCCCGAGTACTATGCGATGGGGTTGATCGATCAGATTTTGCTGGAGGGAGACGACAGCCGTCTTTATGAGGAGCTGGTGCAGACGCGCGGCATCACGGGCGGACTAGAAGGTGGAATCAACCTTATCGGGAACATGTACAACTACAATGGCCCCATGCTGTGGATCATGGACCTTTACCATGACAACAATGTGAAAGACGAAGACATTCTGGCTGCCATCGATTCCGTGATCGAGCCGCTGCGCACGAAGCCAGTGGATCAAAAGACGCTCGATCGCGCACTGGTAAAGATACGCTCAGATTTTTACGATCAGGTCAGCCAGTTCAATGGATTCGGGCGCGCCGACATGCTCGCCAGCTTCGCCCTGTTCGATGACAATCCGCAACGGATCAACGACATCGAATCCCAATTCCGGAAGGTCACTCCAACGCTGATCCAGAAAACTGCGCAGGAGTATCTGCGGCCTACGAACCGCACGATCCTGACTATCGAACCGAAGGCCGGCGAGAACACGCAGGCGGCCAAGTCGGGAAATTGA